Within the candidate division WOR-3 bacterium genome, the region AGCAGAAAATCGTCTCCATATCCAAAGGACATTAATTCTCTATCTTTTAAATCTCATAAAACTCTCTTCTTCTATCAAGAAATAGATCATTTTTATCGGTTACTTTTTTATCTTTAGCCTCATTAATATTAACCTTAACTAATTTTAAGGTTTCTTCATTTTGGGCTTTTATTAAAATTTCACCTTTTGGTGAGATAACCTGACTTTTGCCTAAAAACTTCAATTCTTTATTCCCCCTTTTTTCTATTCCAATCCTATTTCCTAATATCCAAAATATACGATTTTCTAATGCCCTCACTTGTGTGATCAAGGGAGCATAAGGTAAAATCAGATTAGAAGGATGACAGATAATTTCTGCTCCTTTGATGGCTAATGTCCTTGCTGCTTCTGGAAAAAAATAATCAAAACAGATTAAAACCCCAATTTTTAAATTGTTATAATTAAAAACATCCAATTTTAAATTTCCTTTCGCAAAAAAATCTTTTTCATCTTTAAAGAGATGGATTTTTCTATATAAAAGATAACTTCCATCAGGTGCGACAATTAAGGCAGAATTATAATAACTGCCATCCTCCTTTTCTAAAAAACCACCAGCGACAATAGAATTATATGTTTGCGACAAATATTTTAAAAACTTATAAGTTTCGCCTTCTTTTTCTTCTGCCAATTTAGAAATCTCTTTTCTGTCTAAAAACAAATATCCGGTAGAAAAAAGTTCAGGTAATACAATTATTTTCAAAGATTTATTATTTTTTATATCCCTAAAAAGAGAATCGATTTTCCTAAAATTCTTTTCTTTATCCCCAAAACAAACTTCAAACTGACAAAAACCAAGATATACTTCCATAGATACTATTATAACTATTTTTTAATAAAAGTCAAAAGAATTAAATAAGAAATTGATTTTACATTACTTATAAAATTTTTGCGACAATTAAATTTGTCGCATTTTTTTATTGACTTATAAATTTTTTTAATTATAATATTTATATATGCCAGGCTTTAAAGATGGAAGCATAGTAAAGGATCGTTATCAAATTTTATCTTTTTTAGGAGGTGGTTTATTAAGCGAAGTATACAAGGCAAAGGATTTAATAAATGATCGGATAGTTGCTTTAAAAATT harbors:
- a CDS encoding nitrilase-related carbon-nitrogen hydrolase, with amino-acid sequence MEVYLGFCQFEVCFGDKEKNFRKIDSLFRDIKNNKSLKIIVLPELFSTGYLFLDRKEISKLAEEKEGETYKFLKYLSQTYNSIVAGGFLEKEDGSYYNSALIVAPDGSYLLYRKIHLFKDEKDFFAKGNLKLDVFNYNNLKIGVLICFDYFFPEAARTLAIKGAEIICHPSNLILPYAPLITQVRALENRIFWILGNRIGIEKRGNKELKFLGKSQVISPKGEILIKAQNEETLKLVKVNINEAKDKKVTDKNDLFLDRRREFYEI